The window GTATCGTCATCGACCGGCCGCTACGGATGAGCTTCCGAGCGACCGAGGAGCGTATTGAGAGCCTTGACGACGAGCGGGCATTCACGAACCGTGATGAGGAGGTACAGGAAGCAGTGAAGGAGGCGCTGAGGACGCTTGACTCAGAGCAACAGTGGATGGACCGTGAGGAGTTCATCGACGAAGTGGAATTGGCATTCAACATGCACGGCGTTGACGTGCGTAACAGCGTCTACAACGCGATAGAGCGCGCGCTTGGCGAGCAGAACGACGGCGCCGAGATCTGCCGGGACGGGAACGGCAACCCCGAGCACGACGGCGACTTGCGCGAACGCGAACGCGTGCCTCTTGGGACGGACCAACGGGAGTACTTCGAAGAGGAGGTAGCACCGTATCTAGAGAACGCGTGGATCAACGAGAGCAGGAAGTATCACGACGATCAAGATGAGAAGCTCGGAGTTGTGGGATACGAGATTAACTTTGACCGGTACTTCTACGAGTACGAAGACCCAAGGGATTTAGACAACATAAATGAGGAAATTCGAGAGCACAGGAATCGAATAACCGATATTCTGGAGGAACTGGAGATATGACTGGTGCAAAAACGCTTCAAAACGCTATCACAGAAGCGGTGAGAGAATGGGATACAGTTCCGTTAAAAGCAGTTTCAGAAGTCTACCCCAGCAATGTCGATAAGAAATCCTCGGACAATGAGGATTCCGTTAGACTCTGCAACTACACAGATGTCTATTATAATGAAGAGATAGCGGATGATATAGAATTCATGGAAGCGACAACAACGGAAGCGAAAGCTAACCGCTTTCGTCTCCGAGAGGGAGATATTCTAATTACAAAAGATTCAGAGTCGAAGGACGATATCGGGATTCCAGCCTATGTTCCCACAGATTTTGATGATGTAGTCTGTGGGTATCATTTGTTTTTGATTCGGCCAGATAAGTCTTCGATATCTCCCCGTTTCCTATTCAACTGCCTAAGATCACGTCTCCTACAAACGCAATTTGAAAACCTCGCAAACGGGGTCACGCGGTATGGAATTACTACAGGGGATACGAAGAACGTAACAATACCCCTCCCTAACGAGGGCTTCCAAGACCAGATTATTGATTTCCTCTCTGACGGGGAAACCTCTCTTAATCGGGCAAAGAGCGGATTTGAGGATATATCAAAACTGCTTTACAGCAAACGACAAGCAACTATTCGACAATCAGTTACTACTGGAGTTCGCGACGATCATACGCTGACAGATGTCGAAGCAAGTTGGATAGGCGAAGTCCCGGAACACTGGGATGTAGTCCGAACTCGATTCGTCGCCGAACTCCACTCCGGCCATACTCCTGACCGCTCTAACGACGAGTATTGGGAAGACACCGACATCCCGTGGGTCACCACATCCGACATCAAGCCGTTCCGCGAAGGGCGCAAGCGCTACTTACACGAGACGGAGAATCAGATCAGCGAACTCGGGATGGAGAACTCGGGTGCCCATCTTCTACCGGAAGGGACTGTATTCCTTTCCCGGACTGCATCGGTCGGCTTCTCTGGCATTATGGGTAAACCGATGGCGACCTCACAGGACTTCGCCAATTGGGTCTGCGGTGACGAGATTCTCCCGGAGTATCTCCTCTACGTCTTCCGGTCGATGGATCAAGAGTTCGACCGACTAATGCAGGGCTCGACGCACAAGACCATCTATATGCCCGATATCAAGTCGTTCAAGACGCCTCTCCCGCCGCTCGATGAGCAACGCGAAATTGTCGAGCACATCGAAACTGAAACAGCGCGTCTCTGGGAACTTATCGACCGAGTAGAGGAAACCATCAATCTTCTAGAAGAGAAGCGCCAAGCCCTCATCACCGCTGCAGTCACGGGCCAGATTGATATGTCTGAAGCTAAAGGTGTGAGTAAGAGCACTATATGAACAAGCCCTACGACGAGGAGAAGTTCGAGGACGAGATAGCTGCCGCCCTACTCGAACGCGGCTACACCCGTGTTCCGAGCACAGACTTCGACGCCGACCGGGGCATCTTCCCGGACAAGGTCGTTTCCTTCGTCAGGGATACCCAGCCGGAGGCGTGGGAGAAGCTCGAAAACGCCTACAAGGGGAACGCCCGAGAACGATTCCTTCAGGAACTTACGAGCGCTCTGGAACGGCAGGGGACGCTTGAACTTCTACGTCACGGCCTCCGCACCACAGGAACCAAAATCGACTTGGCGACGTTCCAGCCGAACACGGGCATCAACCCCGAGTTGCAGGAGAAGTACGAGGCGAACATTCTCGGTGTTACTCAGCAGCTCCACCACTCTGCGACGAATCCCAATCTGAGTGTTGATCTCGCATTGAGTGTGAACGGTATCCCCGTAGCGACGGCTGAACTGAAGAACACTCTCACCAACCAGTCTACCCGAGATGGCCGCGAACAGTACAGGCAGGACCGCGATTCGAGTGAACCCATACTGCGGTTCAAGCGCGGCGCGCTGGTACACTTCGCTATCGACCAGAACGAAGTCCACTACACGACCGAGCTTGACGGCGAGGATACCCAATTCCTCCCGTTCAATAAGGGCCACGAGAAAGGCGGCGGGAATCCTCCGCGAGAGGGCGACCATCGAACGGCGTACCTTTGGAAAGAGGTCTGGTCGAAGGATAGTTGGATGGACATCCTTCAGCGCTTCATCCACATCGACACGGAGGAGATCAAGAAGGACGGCATCACGGTCGAGGAAGAGGAGACGATAATTTTCCCGCGCTATCACCAACTGGAGTGCGTTCGGCAGTTGGTCGATAGCGCCCGTGAGCAAGGCCCTGGCGAGGACTACCTGATTCAGCACTCTACCGGGAGTGGCAAAAGCAAGTCCATAGCGTGGCTTGTTCACCGACTCGTTTCTCTCCACGATGAAAACGACGATGCGGTCTTTGACGGCGTCGTCGTCGTGACTGATCGGACGGTGCTTGACGAGCAACTTCGCAACACGATCTACGAGCTCGACCACAAGACCGGCGTCGTTCACCCTATCAAAGGTGAGGGTGGTTCAAAGTCCGAGGAACT is drawn from Halorussus pelagicus and contains these coding sequences:
- a CDS encoding restriction endonuclease subunit S, producing MTGAKTLQNAITEAVREWDTVPLKAVSEVYPSNVDKKSSDNEDSVRLCNYTDVYYNEEIADDIEFMEATTTEAKANRFRLREGDILITKDSESKDDIGIPAYVPTDFDDVVCGYHLFLIRPDKSSISPRFLFNCLRSRLLQTQFENLANGVTRYGITTGDTKNVTIPLPNEGFQDQIIDFLSDGETSLNRAKSGFEDISKLLYSKRQATIRQSVTTGVRDDHTLTDVEASWIGEVPEHWDVVRTRFVAELHSGHTPDRSNDEYWEDTDIPWVTTSDIKPFREGRKRYLHETENQISELGMENSGAHLLPEGTVFLSRTASVGFSGIMGKPMATSQDFANWVCGDEILPEYLLYVFRSMDQEFDRLMQGSTHKTIYMPDIKSFKTPLPPLDEQREIVEHIETETARLWELIDRVEETINLLEEKRQALITAAVTGQIDMSEAKGVSKSTI